One genomic segment of Candidatus Fukatsuia endosymbiont of Tuberolachnus salignus includes these proteins:
- the accA gene encoding acetyl-CoA carboxylase carboxyl transferase subunit alpha, which yields MSMHFLDFEQQVAELEAKIDALTALNRQGEKLEINLDEEVQRLRDKSAELTQEIFAGLSAWQIVQLARHPCRPYTLDYIAKIFTDFDELKGDRAYADDKAIVGGMARLDGRPVMIIGHQKGRETKEKIRRNFGMPAPEGYRKALRLMEMAQRFKLPIITFIDTPGAYPGVGAEERGQSEAIARNLREMSRFKVPIICTVIGEGGSGGALAISVGDRINMLQYSIYSVISPEGCASILWKSAEKAPSAAEAMGITAQRLKELKMIDTVVAEPLGGAHRDIVAISASLKARLLADLMDLDELTEDKLLEERYKRLMNYGYC from the coding sequence ATGAGTATGCATTTTCTTGATTTTGAACAGCAGGTTGCCGAACTGGAAGCGAAAATTGATGCCTTGACGGCGCTCAACCGTCAAGGCGAAAAATTAGAGATTAATCTGGATGAAGAAGTGCAGCGTCTACGAGACAAAAGTGCCGAACTGACACAAGAGATTTTTGCGGGTCTTAGCGCTTGGCAAATAGTTCAATTGGCACGCCATCCTTGTCGCCCTTATACACTGGATTATATCGCCAAGATATTCACTGATTTCGATGAGCTGAAAGGCGATCGTGCTTATGCTGATGATAAAGCTATCGTCGGGGGTATGGCTCGTTTGGATGGGCGTCCAGTGATGATTATTGGTCATCAAAAAGGTCGTGAAACCAAAGAAAAAATCCGCCGTAACTTCGGTATGCCAGCACCGGAAGGTTATCGTAAAGCACTACGTCTAATGGAGATGGCGCAACGTTTTAAACTGCCCATCATTACTTTCATTGATACACCGGGTGCCTATCCTGGTGTGGGTGCCGAGGAGCGTGGCCAGTCCGAGGCCATTGCCCGTAACCTGCGTGAAATGTCACGTTTCAAAGTACCTATTATTTGTACCGTTATTGGTGAAGGGGGGTCAGGCGGGGCACTTGCTATTTCTGTTGGTGATCGAATAAATATGTTGCAGTACAGTATCTACTCCGTCATTTCTCCCGAAGGTTGCGCTTCTATTCTGTGGAAAAGCGCAGAGAAGGCACCGTCAGCCGCCGAAGCCATGGGGATCACGGCTCAGCGACTAAAGGAACTAAAGATGATCGATACCGTGGTCGCCGAACCGTTAGGGGGGGCACACCGTGATATTGTAGCGATTTCCGCATCGTTGAAAGCACGTCTGCTGGCTGATCTCATGGATCTGGATGAACTTACTGAAGATAAATTGCTCGAAGAGCGCTATAAGCGTTTGATGAACTACGGTTATTGTTAA
- the tilS gene encoding tRNA lysidine(34) synthetase TilS yields MNKEATLLQHVEKQLAGHTGLLVGFSGGLDSTVLLHLLTRIRDSRHSVFHLRAIHINHGLSPAAGAWTGHCQYQCKQWQVPLTIVPVQIDARDYGIEGAARAARYQVFAQHLAAEELLLTAQHQDDQCETFLLALKRGSGPAGLSSMARLTTLTQNQLQRPCQLLRPLLAYSRTDLARYAQQHQLCYVEDESNQDARFDRNFLRLRILPLLQQRWPHFAQATARSASLCAEQEQLLDELLAPTLDQLQHSDGSLSTEGLLRFSEVKRNALLRRWLSGQGVTMPARDQLQRLWKEVVLARVDATPHLQCGQYQLHRFRQRLYLLTSRIDITEQVLLWPVTRNLAIEHPNYLAIENAVIKKRGAEDLVLPANLGTLKLLATGGQQVRTPTADEIVSVRFGLQGEVKIIGRHRSRQSKKLWQELNVPPWERNRIPLLYFNEQLIAAIGTFITQEGQIKAGEQGWHLHWVRN; encoded by the coding sequence ATGAATAAAGAGGCAACCCTGTTACAGCATGTTGAAAAACAATTAGCTGGGCATACAGGTTTGCTGGTGGGTTTTAGCGGTGGGCTGGATTCTACTGTGTTACTCCATCTGCTGACACGAATACGTGATAGCAGGCACTCGGTGTTTCACCTCCGGGCAATCCATATTAATCATGGGCTTAGTCCGGCTGCAGGTGCCTGGACAGGACATTGCCAATATCAATGTAAACAATGGCAAGTCCCACTAACAATAGTGCCAGTGCAAATTGATGCACGCGACTATGGCATTGAAGGCGCCGCTCGAGCCGCACGTTATCAGGTGTTTGCCCAGCATCTGGCTGCTGAGGAACTGTTGCTTACAGCTCAACATCAGGACGATCAATGTGAAACCTTTCTGTTAGCATTAAAACGCGGCAGCGGTCCGGCGGGTTTGTCATCGATGGCTCGATTGACGACCCTAACACAAAATCAGTTACAGCGTCCATGTCAGTTACTACGACCTTTGTTAGCTTATTCTCGAACCGATTTAGCACGTTATGCACAGCAACATCAATTGTGCTACGTAGAAGATGAAAGTAACCAGGATGCTCGTTTTGATCGTAATTTCCTACGATTGCGGATTTTGCCTCTATTACAGCAACGCTGGCCGCATTTTGCTCAAGCTACAGCACGCAGCGCCAGCCTTTGTGCAGAACAAGAACAATTGCTCGATGAATTACTTGCTCCCACACTAGATCAATTGCAACATTCCGATGGCTCCTTGTCCACTGAGGGATTACTCCGCTTCTCGGAAGTGAAACGCAATGCTTTATTACGTCGTTGGCTGTCTGGACAGGGTGTCACTATGCCTGCTCGTGATCAGTTGCAACGGCTATGGAAAGAAGTGGTGTTGGCACGGGTAGACGCCACCCCTCATTTGCAATGTGGTCAATATCAACTGCACCGTTTTCGCCAACGTCTCTATCTATTAACATCGAGAATAGACATCACAGAACAGGTACTGCTATGGCCTGTCACGAGAAATTTGGCTATTGAACATCCAAACTATTTAGCCATTGAAAATGCAGTCATAAAAAAGAGAGGTGCCGAGGATTTGGTGTTACCCGCTAACTTGGGTACGTTGAAACTGCTTGCTACTGGCGGGCAACAAGTGCGTACGCCGACGGCAGATGAAATCGTCAGTGTGCGTTTTGGTTTGCAGGGGGAAGTAAAGATTATCGGTCGTCATCGTTCGCGGCAAAGCAAAAAATTATGGCAAGAACTGAATGTGCCACCTTGGGAACGTAACAGGATCCCGCTGTTGTATTTCAATGAACAATTGATAGCAGCCATTGGTACGTTTATCACGCAAGAAGGACAAATAAAAGCCGGAGAGCAGGGCTGGCATTTGCATTGGGTTAGAAATTGA
- a CDS encoding SmdB family multidrug efflux ABC transporter permease/ATP-binding protein, which translates to MNKVEQFWPTLKRLLSYGASYRKPLLLAVLMLWIAAAAEVTAPVLISYFIDHVVASGHLPLKLVSGLVLAYLLLQLLAATLHYFQTLLFNQAALGVVQRLRIEVMDVALRQPLNAFDNQPVGQIISRVTNDTEIVKDLYVVVVSNVIKSAALIGAMLVAMFSLDWRMALVSIAIFPAVLAVMTVYQHYSTPVVRLVRAHLAAINDSFNEVIGGMTVIQQFRQQTRFAERMAAISGEHYLARMRTLRLEGFLLRPLLNLFSALVLCGLLLLFGFSLPGSVGVGVLYAFINYLSRLHEPLIGLTAQQSIMQQAVVAGERIFGLMDQVQQSYGTDDRLLTGGSIQMNNVTFAYYSDKKVLHDISFDVPSRGFIALAGHTGSGKSTLASLLMGHYPLLQGEILLDNRPLVALSHRVLRAGVAMVAQDPVILADSFFANIALGRDISEQQAWEVLEVVQLAAKVRRLPQELHTQLGEKGNSLSVGEKQLLALARTLVQAPQILILDEATANIDSGTEQAIQHALQLIRQKTTLVVIAHRLSTIVDADNILVLHRGITVEQGKHQQLLAQRGRYYQMYQLQLVGEDLITSDQEKSVINF; encoded by the coding sequence GTGAATAAAGTCGAACAGTTTTGGCCAACATTAAAGCGGTTGCTGTCTTACGGTGCTAGCTATCGTAAACCGCTACTGCTGGCGGTGTTGATGCTGTGGATTGCCGCAGCAGCGGAGGTCACAGCACCGGTGTTAATCAGCTATTTTATCGACCATGTTGTCGCCAGTGGTCATTTGCCTCTCAAGTTAGTGAGTGGGTTAGTACTCGCTTATCTATTATTGCAATTATTGGCAGCGACTCTGCATTATTTTCAAACATTATTGTTTAATCAGGCAGCATTGGGGGTAGTGCAACGTTTGCGTATTGAAGTGATGGACGTGGCATTACGTCAGCCGTTGAATGCTTTCGATAACCAACCAGTAGGACAAATTATCTCACGTGTCACTAATGACACAGAAATCGTCAAAGATTTGTATGTTGTTGTCGTTTCTAACGTGATAAAGAGTGCTGCACTGATTGGAGCAATGCTGGTGGCGATGTTTAGTCTTGACTGGCGGATGGCGTTGGTATCGATAGCAATTTTTCCTGCTGTTTTGGCAGTCATGACAGTTTATCAGCATTACAGTACTCCGGTGGTACGCCTTGTCCGTGCCCATCTGGCCGCTATTAATGATAGCTTCAATGAAGTGATAGGCGGTATGACAGTTATCCAGCAGTTTCGCCAACAGACTCGCTTTGCTGAACGTATGGCGGCAATCAGTGGTGAGCATTATTTGGCGCGCATGCGGACGCTACGTCTGGAAGGTTTTTTACTGCGCCCCCTGCTGAATTTATTCTCTGCGTTGGTACTTTGTGGTTTATTGCTGTTGTTTGGATTCAGTCTACCAGGTTCAGTAGGTGTGGGTGTCCTTTATGCTTTTATTAATTATCTTAGTCGCTTGCATGAACCATTGATTGGATTGACTGCTCAACAATCAATTATGCAACAAGCGGTGGTAGCAGGAGAACGTATCTTTGGTCTGATGGATCAGGTACAACAAAGTTATGGTACTGATGACCGTTTACTGACCGGAGGAAGTATTCAGATGAATAATGTCACGTTCGCCTATTATTCAGATAAAAAAGTACTACATGACATTTCGTTTGACGTCCCCTCGCGTGGGTTTATCGCGTTAGCAGGTCATACCGGCAGCGGTAAAAGTACCCTTGCGAGCCTGCTGATGGGGCATTATCCGCTATTACAGGGAGAAATTTTGCTGGATAATCGACCTCTAGTTGCATTGTCCCATCGCGTCTTACGTGCCGGAGTGGCTATGGTGGCGCAAGATCCCGTCATACTGGCCGATTCTTTTTTCGCCAACATTGCTCTAGGACGAGATATCAGTGAACAGCAAGCATGGGAAGTCCTGGAAGTTGTGCAATTGGCCGCTAAGGTGCGCAGGTTGCCACAAGAATTACATACACAGTTAGGGGAAAAAGGTAACTCGCTTTCTGTCGGTGAAAAGCAATTATTAGCTTTGGCACGCACTTTAGTACAAGCACCACAAATACTGATCTTGGACGAAGCCACCGCAAATATCGATTCCGGCACTGAGCAGGCTATCCAACACGCATTACAATTAATTCGCCAAAAAACCACGCTGGTGGTCATTGCTCACCGTCTATCGACCATTGTCGATGCCGATAATATTTTGGTTTTGCATCGTGGTATCACAGTAGAGCAGGGGAAACATCAACAGTTGCTCGCTCAACGGGGACGTTATTATCAAATGTACCAATTACAATTGGTCGGTGAAGATTTGATCACCTCGGATCAGGAGAAATCTGTTATCAATTTCTAA
- a CDS encoding multidrug ABC transporter permease/ATP-binding protein, whose protein sequence is MRLFVQLGWYFRREWRRYLGAVVLLIMVAVLQLLPPKLVAVIVDGIISQQMSTDMFLVWIGVMLVIALILYFLRYLWRILLFSASYKLAVELRTRLYHQLSRQSQGFYLRHRTGDLMARATNDVDRVVFAAGEGVQTLIDSLVMGCAVLIVMSSQISWQLTLLSLLPMPVMVMMLKHYGSQLHQRFKSAQGAFSALNNQAQESLSSIRMIKAFGLEKHQSDQFAQVVAETGVINMSVAKVDARYDPTIYITIGLANLLAIGGGSWMVMHGSITLGQLTGFMMYLGLMIWPMLSLAWMFNIVERGSAAYSRICSLLAEAPLVTDGHCSLQAEPATLSIDIRHFYYPRSHHYSQDNPENNPCFQNDNPINRQPSLQDIALKLEPGQMLGLCGPTGSGKSTLLALIQRQFDIDEGQICYQGLSLTKIRLDDWRARLAVVGQVPFLFSDTVAANIAFSQPEATWQQIEQVARLASVHEDILHLPHGYATEVGERGVMLSGGQKQRIAIARALLLNTEILILDDALSAVDGQTEHQILKNLRRWGQDRTVIISAHRLSVLTEANEILVLQQGHVIQRGCHPILLNQPGWYREMYRYQQIKAQLDQDKRLKIELDSE, encoded by the coding sequence GTGAGATTGTTTGTTCAACTCGGTTGGTACTTTCGTCGAGAGTGGCGTCGTTACTTAGGTGCGGTGGTGCTGTTGATCATGGTCGCTGTTTTACAGTTATTACCCCCCAAACTGGTTGCAGTCATTGTCGACGGTATTATCAGTCAGCAGATGTCTACGGATATGTTCCTAGTCTGGATCGGTGTTATGTTAGTCATTGCACTTATCCTTTATTTTTTACGCTATCTTTGGCGCATTTTGCTCTTTAGTGCCTCCTATAAATTGGCTGTCGAGCTACGTACCCGGTTATACCATCAGCTAAGTCGTCAGAGTCAGGGTTTTTATTTGCGTCACCGTACTGGAGATTTAATGGCGCGTGCTACTAACGATGTTGATCGTGTGGTTTTTGCCGCAGGAGAAGGGGTGCAGACACTGATTGATTCCCTGGTGATGGGGTGTGCCGTTCTGATTGTAATGAGCAGTCAGATTAGCTGGCAACTGACATTACTTTCATTGCTCCCGATGCCCGTGATGGTGATGATGCTCAAACACTATGGCAGTCAACTTCATCAACGCTTTAAATCGGCTCAGGGGGCTTTTTCAGCGTTAAATAATCAGGCGCAAGAAAGTTTGAGCAGTATTCGTATGATTAAAGCTTTTGGTCTGGAAAAACACCAGTCAGATCAATTTGCTCAGGTTGTCGCTGAAACCGGTGTCATAAATATGTCAGTGGCCAAGGTCGACGCCCGTTATGATCCCACCATTTACATTACCATTGGTCTGGCTAATCTGTTGGCGATAGGAGGTGGCAGTTGGATGGTGATGCATGGAAGCATCACATTGGGTCAATTAACTGGTTTTATGATGTATTTAGGTTTGATGATCTGGCCGATGCTATCCTTGGCGTGGATGTTTAATATTGTCGAGAGAGGCAGCGCGGCTTACTCCCGTATTTGTAGCTTGCTAGCAGAGGCTCCTCTGGTAACGGATGGGCATTGCTCACTACAAGCTGAGCCTGCTACTTTGAGCATCGATATCCGCCATTTTTATTATCCTCGGAGTCACCACTATTCTCAGGATAATCCTGAAAATAATCCTTGTTTTCAAAACGATAATCCCATCAATCGCCAGCCATCATTACAAGATATTGCACTGAAACTTGAACCCGGTCAAATGTTGGGGCTGTGCGGGCCAACAGGTTCTGGCAAGAGCACTCTATTAGCCCTGATACAACGGCAATTCGATATTGATGAAGGCCAAATTTGCTACCAGGGACTGTCTTTAACAAAAATTCGCCTGGATGATTGGCGTGCTCGTCTTGCGGTCGTAGGCCAAGTGCCGTTTTTATTTTCTGATACCGTTGCGGCTAATATTGCTTTTAGTCAGCCAGAGGCAACATGGCAACAAATTGAACAAGTTGCCCGTTTAGCGAGTGTGCATGAGGATATTTTGCATTTGCCTCACGGCTATGCGACGGAGGTGGGTGAGCGTGGTGTGATGCTGTCCGGAGGACAAAAACAACGTATTGCTATTGCGCGTGCGCTTTTATTAAACACGGAAATTCTGATTCTGGACGATGCGCTCTCCGCTGTGGATGGGCAAACCGAACATCAAATTTTAAAAAATCTGCGGCGTTGGGGACAGGATCGCACGGTTATTATCAGTGCTCATCGCTTATCGGTGCTAACTGAAGCCAACGAAATTTTGGTACTGCAACAAGGTCACGTGATACAACGTGGCTGTCACCCTATCTTGCTTAACCAACCAGGTTGGTATCGAGAGATGTACCGTTATCAGCAAATTAAAGCACAGTTGGATCAAGATAAACGCCTAAAAATTGAGCTTGATAGTGAATAA
- the seqA gene encoding replication initiation negative regulator SeqA — translation MKSIEVDEELYSHIAAQTQRIGESASDILRRMLNFTAGQKTVHVSTSMNVLTVANGVQKPIVPRIGDPLSALDRLLLADKYLKQTKTVNRFLMVLSTLYHLDMKKFAVATESSQGRTRVYFAVDQRRLLQNGRHTKPKLVTTTPYWVITNTSTQRKRSMLQGVMQAMELPMDVIEKVCATL, via the coding sequence ATGAAAAGTATTGAAGTTGATGAAGAACTTTATAGCCACATTGCTGCCCAGACACAACGTATCGGTGAAAGTGCTTCCGATATTCTACGGCGTATGTTGAACTTTACTGCGGGTCAGAAGACGGTGCACGTTTCTACCTCGATGAATGTTTTAACGGTCGCCAACGGGGTGCAAAAACCGATTGTTCCACGCATCGGCGATCCATTGTCTGCACTCGACAGACTATTGCTTGCGGATAAATACCTTAAGCAGACAAAGACAGTTAATCGTTTTCTGATGGTTTTGTCGACATTGTACCATCTGGATATGAAAAAATTTGCAGTCGCCACCGAGTCATCACAGGGACGCACCCGGGTTTATTTTGCGGTTGATCAACGCAGATTGCTACAAAATGGTCGCCATACGAAACCCAAGTTGGTGACGACTACCCCGTATTGGGTGATTACCAATACCAGTACCCAACGTAAACGCAGTATGCTACAAGGCGTTATGCAAGCTATGGAACTCCCTATGGATGTCATCGAGAAAGTGTGTGCTACCCTTTGA
- the ribD gene encoding bifunctional diaminohydroxyphosphoribosylaminopyrimidine deaminase/5-amino-6-(5-phosphoribosylamino)uracil reductase RibD translates to MTDERYMARAVELALLGRFTTAPNPNVGCVIVREGKVIGEGYHLYPGEPHAEIYALRMAGKLAQGATVYVTLEPCCYHGRTPPCTDALIAAGVKRVVVAMDDPNSEVSGRGRAALAQAGILVEYGVMMAEAEAINPGFLKRMRTGLPYLQLKMAASLDGGTAMASGESKWITSEQARQDVQHFRAQSAAILSSSATVLADNPALTVRWLELGIDVQASYPHDRSFPSQGQIRQPTRIILDSRNRLLPQHKVIQQSGSCWLARINTDKQIWPGNVEQLSLPASASGVDLVSLMITLAKREINSVWVEAGAQLAGALLQAGLVDELILYLAPRLLGDHARGLCILPGLNNLADAPQFSLAEVRQMGSDLRLRLEPVRKSQY, encoded by the coding sequence ATGACTGACGAAAGATATATGGCGAGGGCTGTAGAGCTGGCATTGTTAGGCCGGTTTACCACGGCACCGAACCCGAATGTGGGTTGTGTCATTGTACGTGAAGGAAAAGTTATCGGTGAGGGGTATCATCTATACCCCGGAGAGCCGCATGCTGAAATTTATGCACTGCGTATGGCGGGTAAATTGGCGCAAGGGGCGACTGTTTATGTCACTTTGGAGCCTTGCTGCTACCATGGGCGAACGCCTCCCTGTACCGACGCTTTAATCGCGGCAGGCGTCAAACGCGTGGTGGTTGCGATGGATGATCCTAACTCTGAAGTCTCAGGGCGTGGCAGGGCGGCGTTGGCACAGGCAGGGATCCTGGTTGAATACGGCGTGATGATGGCAGAAGCTGAAGCGATCAACCCAGGTTTTTTAAAGCGAATGCGCACCGGTTTACCTTATCTGCAATTGAAAATGGCGGCTTCATTAGATGGCGGCACTGCGATGGCGTCGGGTGAAAGCAAATGGATCACCTCAGAACAGGCGCGGCAGGATGTGCAACATTTTCGTGCGCAAAGTGCCGCTATTCTTAGCAGCAGTGCGACTGTGCTAGCAGATAACCCAGCACTTACAGTACGTTGGCTGGAATTGGGTATCGACGTTCAGGCTAGTTATCCACATGATAGATCGTTCCCATCACAAGGGCAGATACGCCAACCCACCAGGATCATATTGGATAGCCGTAATCGGCTACTACCTCAGCATAAGGTAATACAGCAAAGTGGATCTTGCTGGTTGGCTAGAATTAACACCGATAAACAGATTTGGCCTGGCAACGTAGAGCAACTCAGCTTGCCTGCTTCTGCGAGTGGCGTCGATCTTGTCTCATTAATGATAACCTTGGCGAAACGTGAAATTAACTCGGTTTGGGTAGAAGCGGGCGCACAGCTTGCTGGCGCTTTATTACAAGCGGGTTTGGTAGACGAGTTGATCCTCTATCTCGCACCCAGGTTATTAGGTGATCATGCACGTGGATTATGCATTTTACCGGGGTTAAATAACCTAGCAGATGCCCCTCAATTTAGCTTGGCTGAGGTACGTCAGATGGGTTCGGATCTGCGTCTGCGTTTAGAGCCTGTTCGAAAATCTCAATACTGA
- the ribH gene encoding 6,7-dimethyl-8-ribityllumazine synthase — MNVIEGVVTNRDACVVIAIARFNTFINNSLLEGAIDALKRFGQVQEKNITVVWVPGAYELPLTVQELANTKRYDAIVALGTVIRGGTPHFEYVAGECSSGLAKVAMNHSIPVAFGVLTTESIEQAIERAGTKAGNKGAEAALAALEMINVIKAIRADS, encoded by the coding sequence ATGAATGTTATCGAGGGTGTTGTGACTAATCGGGATGCTTGTGTGGTGATCGCGATTGCGCGTTTTAACACTTTTATCAACAATAGTTTGCTGGAAGGTGCCATTGATGCTTTAAAACGTTTCGGTCAGGTACAGGAAAAAAATATCACGGTAGTTTGGGTGCCTGGGGCTTATGAATTACCATTGACGGTACAGGAATTAGCCAACACTAAGCGTTACGATGCGATCGTTGCATTGGGTACTGTTATCCGGGGAGGTACGCCGCATTTTGAATATGTTGCTGGTGAGTGCAGTTCTGGCCTGGCGAAGGTTGCCATGAACCACAGCATTCCCGTAGCCTTTGGTGTGTTAACGACAGAAAGTATTGAACAGGCTATTGAACGTGCTGGTACTAAAGCGGGAAACAAGGGGGCAGAGGCTGCCTTGGCCGCACTTGAAATGATCAATGTCATCAAGGCTATTAGAGCCGATAGTTAG
- the nusB gene encoding transcription antitermination factor NusB → MKPTARRRARECAVQAIYSWQLSKNDIADIELQFLSEQDVKDVDITYFRELFSGVAMDTDTLDRRMAPYLSRKVEDLDQIEKAILRLAIFELSKRSDVPYKVVINEAIELAKAFGAEDSHKFVNGVLDKAAPAIRKRK, encoded by the coding sequence GTGAAACCTACAGCTCGTCGTCGCGCTCGTGAGTGCGCTGTCCAAGCGATTTACTCTTGGCAGTTGTCTAAAAACGACATCGCTGATATTGAGTTGCAATTTCTGTCGGAGCAGGATGTTAAAGATGTCGACATCACGTATTTCCGCGAGTTGTTTTCTGGCGTTGCCATGGATACAGATACGTTAGACAGGCGGATGGCACCTTATCTTTCCCGTAAGGTTGAAGATTTGGATCAAATTGAAAAAGCTATTTTGCGCCTTGCGATATTTGAACTTAGCAAACGTAGCGATGTTCCTTATAAAGTGGTGATCAATGAAGCTATTGAATTAGCTAAAGCCTTCGGCGCTGAAGACAGCCATAAATTTGTCAATGGGGTATTGGACAAAGCCGCTCCAGCTATCCGCAAACGAAAATAG
- the thiL gene encoding thiamine-phosphate kinase, with the protein MACDEFDLITRYFDRCRKNHQGVKLGIGDDCALLTVPEKQWLAISTDTLVSGAHFLPNINAADLAYKALAVNVSDLAAMGAEPAWLSLALTLPEVNEAWLKTFSDSLFEQLDYYHIQLIGGDTTRGALSLTLTIHGRLPAGKALTRAGASVGDRIYVSGTLGDSAAGLALLQNRWPVDQRPIDDDADRELLIQRHLRPQPRVYLGLLLRNVASAAIDISDGLIADLQHILKASNCGARIELDKLPYSETLKKCASAEQARHWALNGGEDYELCFTVPEINCGSLEASLNQAAVAYTCIGQLISPDEDIRFFTAGKFIQPLLQPFKHFTVTKVDDE; encoded by the coding sequence ATGGCCTGTGACGAATTTGATCTCATTACGCGCTATTTCGATCGCTGTAGAAAAAATCACCAAGGGGTAAAATTGGGCATTGGTGATGACTGTGCATTATTGACGGTGCCGGAAAAGCAATGGTTAGCCATCAGTACCGACACGCTGGTATCAGGTGCTCATTTTTTGCCTAATATCAATGCGGCAGATTTAGCTTACAAAGCGCTAGCTGTGAACGTGAGTGATCTGGCGGCGATGGGTGCGGAACCGGCCTGGTTATCTTTAGCCTTGACGCTGCCTGAGGTGAATGAAGCCTGGTTAAAAACGTTTAGCGATAGTTTGTTTGAGCAGCTTGACTATTACCACATACAATTGATCGGTGGGGATACGACGCGTGGTGCATTGAGTCTGACATTAACCATTCATGGACGATTGCCGGCAGGCAAAGCACTCACTCGGGCAGGGGCGAGTGTGGGCGACAGGATCTATGTTAGCGGAACCTTGGGTGACAGTGCGGCAGGTTTGGCGCTGTTGCAAAATCGATGGCCGGTTGATCAACGGCCGATTGATGACGACGCGGATCGTGAATTATTAATTCAGCGTCATTTGCGACCGCAACCCAGAGTTTATTTAGGATTATTGCTACGTAATGTCGCGAGTGCGGCTATTGATATCTCTGATGGATTGATTGCTGATCTGCAACATATCCTAAAAGCGAGTAACTGTGGTGCACGTATTGAATTAGATAAACTGCCCTATTCAGAAACGTTGAAAAAATGCGCCAGTGCCGAACAGGCACGTCATTGGGCATTAAATGGAGGCGAAGATTATGAACTGTGTTTTACCGTGCCTGAAATAAATTGCGGCTCTCTGGAAGCATCACTCAATCAGGCTGCTGTTGCTTATACTTGTATTGGTCAACTTATCTCACCCGATGAAGACATTAGATTTTTCACAGCAGGAAAATTTATTCAGCCGTTGTTACAACCCTTTAAGCATTTTACTGTGACTAAAGTTGATGATGAATGA
- the pgpA gene encoding phosphatidylglycerophosphatase A — MNEAKSRLRLTNPWHLLATGFGSGLSPVAPGTVGSLVAIPLWLLLIPLPWQFYFLFVIFSIGIGIYLCQRTAKDMRVHDDGSIVWDEFVGMWITLMALPVNNWQWVAIGFIIFRLFDIWKPWPIRWFDRNLQGGLGIMIDDIIAGLFAAAIVYLLGQY; from the coding sequence ATGAATGAAGCTAAAAGCCGTCTGCGGCTCACTAACCCCTGGCACTTATTGGCGACGGGGTTTGGCAGTGGATTATCTCCCGTGGCACCGGGCACGGTGGGATCGCTGGTCGCTATTCCACTCTGGTTACTGTTGATCCCATTACCGTGGCAATTTTATTTTTTGTTCGTGATATTCAGTATCGGCATTGGTATTTATCTTTGTCAGCGCACAGCCAAAGATATGCGGGTGCATGATGATGGCAGCATTGTATGGGATGAATTTGTTGGAATGTGGATCACGCTTATGGCGTTGCCAGTTAATAATTGGCAATGGGTGGCCATCGGATTTATTATTTTCCGTCTATTCGATATCTGGAAACCCTGGCCGATCCGTTGGTTTGATCGCAATCTGCAGGGAGGGTTGGGCATTATGATCGATGATATTATCGCTGGGCTATTTGCCGCGGCTATTGTTTATCTGCTGGGTCAGTATTAG
- a CDS encoding NlpC/P60 family protein, protein MIKPQIVMKYGLRTIILITVVAILSACSSPKLQKRQTAQSRLSFYSSQSEFETGVRNVQIKAKILKQYAGWKAVRYRFGGSSKKGVDCSAFVQLTFREQFGIASASIGVTISSLNDQYWHKRYYAGRRVLNSHRRS, encoded by the coding sequence ATGATTAAACCTCAAATTGTTATGAAATATGGCTTGCGGACGATCATTCTGATTACTGTTGTTGCAATATTATCCGCTTGTAGCTCGCCAAAGCTACAAAAGCGGCAAACGGCACAGAGTCGGCTTTCATTCTACAGCTCACAAAGTGAATTCGAAACAGGAGTTCGCAATGTTCAGATCAAGGCAAAAATTCTAAAACAATATGCAGGTTGGAAAGCAGTACGCTATCGTTTCGGTGGCAGCAGTAAAAAAGGGGTTGATTGCTCTGCTTTTGTTCAACTGACTTTCCGAGAGCAATTTGGCATTGCGTCCGCCAGTATTGGCGTAACCATATCCAGCCTTAATGATCAATATTGGCACAAACGCTATTATGCTGGACGTAGAGTGCTTAATAGCCATAGACGAAGTTAA